CTCGGAGGGTGAGTACGCCGAGGACTTTCTGCCCGGCGCCATCAACCATCCGGTGCTCAACAACGAAGAGCGCGCACGCGTCGGCACCGTTAATAAAGTGGAGTCACCGTTCGCTGCCAAGCGGGTCGGGGCGCCGCTGGTGGTGCGCAACGTGGCCGACATGATCGAGAAGCATTTCGCCGGCATGCCGAAGGACTGGGCGCCGCTGGTCTATTGCTGGCGCGGCGGCAAGCGCTCCGGCACGCTGACCTGGCTGTTGCGCGAGATCGGATTCGATGCCCGACAGCTTGCCGGCGGCTACAAGGCGTTCCGGGCGCGGGTGAACGCCGAGCTGCCGCAACTGGCGCAGCGCTTCCGCTATGTCACTATCTGCGGCTGCACAGGCACAGGCAAGACCGCGCTGCTGACTGCATTGGCCGATGCCGGGGCACAGGTGATTGATCTGGAGGGGCTGGCCAATCATCGCGGCTCGCTGCTGGGGGCGCGCGACACACCACAGCCATCGCAAAAGCGCTTTGACACGCTGCTGTGGAACGCCCTGCGCACGCTGGACCCGGCGCGACCGGTGTTCGTTGAATCGGAAAGCAAGAAGATCGGTCTGGTGCAAATGCCCGACGCGATGCGCGAGCAGATGAGCGTGGGTGAGTGCGTCTGGCTTGAGGTGCCGCTGGCCGCCCGCGTGGCGCACATCGCAACCGAATACGCACATTTCGTCAGCGATCCGCAGGCGCTGATGGAGAAGCTGCAGCCGCTGAAGGAGCTGCGGGGAGCAAAGCAACTGCTGGCCTGGCAGCAGATGGCGGATCGCCGTGATACCGATGCGCTGTTTGCGTCATTGATGGTTGACCACTACGACCCGCTCTACACCACGGCAATCCGGCGCAACTACACACGGCTCGATCAGTCACCACAGATCGCAATCACGACCTTGACCGGTGCCAATCTTGCCGCTGCCGCCGCCGAACTTCGCGCGCAATTCGATCCTGCGTGAACGGCCCATGCCAGCAGCTTTTCCCAGAAATGCCCGTTGCCATTGGGCTCAGATCATGAAAATGCTGATAGTCGACTTTGCGGCGAAATGGCATTAGAGCCCCGTTCGGATAGGGTTTTTTCCGAAGAGCCGCTAGCCAGCCCAACAGTGCAGACGGGTACCGCAACGGACGCCCCGACGGGTGAACGGCTGCTTGCCATCGACATCGCCCGCGGCCTCGCTCTGCTCGGTGTAGGCGTGGTGAACGTGCTGGCGTTTGCGCAGGTATGGTCGTCGGTGCACGCGCTCGACATGGCTCACACCGCGGTCGATGTCGTCGCCGAGTACGCGGTGGCGATGCTGTTTATCCACCGTTGCTATCCGTTGTTGGCTTTCCTGTTTGGTGTCGGTCTCGCCTGGCAGTGGCAGCAACTGGCGGAGCCGCGCAAAGTTCGCCGTTTGCGGCCACGGCTGTGGGCGTTGCTGCTGATTGGCGTTTGTCATGGCCTGTTGCTGTGGCCGGGCGATGTGCTCTCCACTTATGCCATCGTCGGACTCTGCGTCGTTGCGCTGGCGGGTGCGTCGGCACAGCGCCTGCGCCGCTGGGCCATCGCCGCCTATGCGCTGGCGGCGATCTTCTACGGTGCTGCCGGGGCCATGATGTGGCTGTGGGCCGGACCACCGAGTCTGCTGCCGGAGGTGCCGTCCTCGTTTGCGCAGTCAACCCTGCGGGTGGCACTGGCGATGCATCCCGGCGAATTTCTCGAACGCGGACTGGCGCAGACACTAGCCCCCGATCTCTGGGCGCATGTGCTGTTCGGCATGTGGGCAGCGCGCTCTGGTGCTCTGGTGACCTTCCTCCGCCCCGCGCCAACCGCCGGCGCCCGGTCACGACTGCCCTGGCATGTCGCTGGCGCCACTCTGCTCGCCGGGGGTTCGATCCTTGAAATCATCGCCGCCGGCCACGGTGGCTGGGCGGCGCGCAGCAATCACGACCTCGGTCTCGCGCTGATGACACTGGCGGCGGTGCCAGTCAGCGTTGGTGCGATCTGGGCATGGTTGGCGCTGGCAACGCACTTGGCGCGGGCGCAACCATCGCTGCTGCGAACACTCGCGATCGCCAGCGGCCGGGCGCCGCTGACCCAGTTCATCGGACAATCCCTGCTGTTCGCCCTGCTCTTCAATGACAGCCTGTTCGGCTGGCACGGTGACGTTGGGCGAGCGACCTGTGTGGCGATCGCCTTGCTGGTCTGGCAAGTGCTTTCTGCCGGCATCGCCCAGTGGTTTGCCCGCGGTCACCGCCATGGTCCGCTGGAAATCGTCTGGCGCGGCCTCACCCGACGGCTCACCCGCGCCTGACTGCCCTTTGCCACCTTCACTTTGACTGCATCATGACCGCTACCGCAACGACTTCCCCGCTCAACATTGACATCGTTTCCGACGTCGTCTGCCCGTGGTGCTACATCGGCAAGCGCCACGTCGAGGCGGCAATCACGCAGTTCCGTGCGGCACACGCCGACATTGAAATCACCATCCGCTGGCATCCGTTTCAGTTGAACCCGGACCTGCCGCCCGAAGGCACCGACCGCAAGGCCTATCTGGAGGCCAAATTCGGCGGCCCGCAGCGAGCGGCGGAAATTTACGCACGGGTCAGCGCAGCCGGCCGCAACGCCGGGCTCGCGCTCAACTTCGACGGCATCCAGCGACAGCCGAACACGCTGATGGCGCACGCCCTCATCGCCTATGCACAAAGCATCGAAGGCGGCGGCCATGCCGATGCCATCGTCGAGCGACTGTTCAAGGCTTACTTTGTCGATGGCCGCTTTGTCGGCGATATCGATGTGCTGGTGGCGATCGCGGCTGAATGCGGTCTGGATGCAGAGGCAACGCGGGCGGTGCTGTCGGAACCCTCCACGCTGGAGCAGATCGCCGCACTTGACGCCAGCGTTCGTCGTCAGGGCATCAGTGGCGTGCCGTTCCTGATCTTCAACCAGAAGCTGGCACTGTCTGGCGCCCAGCCGCCCGAAGTGATGCTCGACGCGATGACGAAGAGCCTCGCCTGAACACGCGCAAGCGCCCGCCGGTGTAACCGCTAGCGCAGGTAGCCGCCGCTCGCGGCGTCGATGCAGGCGCCGTTGACGTACTCCGGTGCGTCGAGCGCGAGCCATTCGATCACTTTGGCAATCTCGTCGGGTTCGGCGAAACGGCGCGCGAACACCAGCCGGTTGAACTCGTCAATGCGCGACTGCGGCAGCTGGTCAAACATGGCCGTTTTGGTCGGCCCCGGCGCCACCGCATTGATCAGCACACCCTGCGGCCCATAGAGTTTGGCCAGGCTCTTGGTCATATTGAGGATGGCGCCCTTGCTGGCGCCGTACCAAACGTCCGGGTGCCCGCCAAATCCGGCCACCGAGGCGATATTGATGACACGGCCGCGCACCGGATCGCCGTTGCCGGCAATCATCGGCGGCACCAGGCAGCGGATCAGCTCGGCCGGTGCTTCGATGTTGGTGGCGATCAGATCGCGTCGGTCTTTCGGGGAGTACTGCCCGAACGGCTGCGCGGTGAGCATGGCTGCGTTGTTCACCAGCACGTCGATTGGCCCGAGCCGTTGGCAGAGCGCAGCGATATCGTCAATGGCACGCAGGTCAAATGGTACCCGTTCGCAGCGCACGCCGGCATCGCCGCCATCCAGATCAAACCGCGTGAAATCCCGCCCGAGGGCGAGCACATGCAGCTTTTCTGCGGCTGTTGCCTGCCGTTCGTCGTTACGCGCCAGCAGTCGCTTCGCCGTGGCGTAACCTATGCCGCGCGTTGCCCCTGTGATAAGAATCCGCTTCATTCCAGCAGTGTAGCCACGCAGAGGGCGCCGACACGGCAACGCTAGGGTAGCTGCATCCCGACAACGACAACAAGACAGACCGAGAGCGATGTTTCCAGTACTAGAGCTTGACGGCGAGCCGTTTGCGCGGGGCATGGCCTGCGGACGCGCGGCCCGCACCCAGATCGGCGGCTCGGTCCGCTGCTATGCGGCGATGTTCGCCAGTTGCGGTATTGACTGGACGACAGCACAGCAGCGAGCGGCAGAGTTCCGCGACATCATTGAAGGTTGTGGCGGCGGCATCATTGAAGAAATTGAAGGCCTCGCCGCCGGCAGCGGGCTGAAGGTCAACGAGATCCTCGCGCTCAACTGCCGCACCGAAATCCTGCCGCCGTCATTCCTGGGCATGGAATACGCCCACAGCGACGTCGCCAAAGCCCGCAATGCCGCGATGGGTCTGTTCGACATTGGCGAATGCACCAGCGTGGCCGTGGCGGGCACGCGCTGCGCCGACGGTCACACGCGCGTCGCGCAGAACTGGGACTGGGTCGGCTTCCAGCGGCAGAACGTGATCGCGCTGCGGGTGCATCGCGACGGCTGGCCCGACTATGTGACGCTGACCGAGGCTGGCATCGTCGCCAAGATTGGGGTCAATGAGCACGGCGTGGGTGTCGGGCTCAACATCCTGCGCGCCACCGACGACCGCGAAGGCCTGGGCATCCCGGTACACATCTTCCAGCGCATGGCGCTTGACTGCGCCGACGTGAAGTCGGTGGTTGCGCTCGCGCGCTCGCTCAAGTTTGCTGCGTCATCCAATGCCATTCTCGGCGACCCTAGCGGCCATGTCACGTCGCTTGAGTACAGCCCCAGCGGCGCCGTTGCGCTGTCACCCGATCACGGTGTGGTAGCGCACACCAATCACTTCTGCGATTCTCGGCTCGCCGAAAGGCAGGCACCGCTGACACAGATGCTGACCACCGAGCCACGTCTGCAATGCGCTGATCGGCACATCGCAGACTGGCCGGACCTGATCGATGACGTGCATCTGGCGATCCTGCTGCGCGACGAATCGGGCGACGGCGTTGCCACCGGTACCGACGCCAGATATGGCGCCATCTGCCGCCACCCCGATCCGGCATCACCGCCGGAGCTGCGGGTGGAAAGCATCTTCGGGGTCATCATCGACTGCGACGAACGCAGCATGGTAGTCGCACCTGGCATCCCTTCACAGGTGGATTTCGAGTTGCTGGCGCTCTAGCTCTCCAAGACTTCCTGCGCCGTTCGTAGCGGTCACAACCGCGACGCCACGCAAACCGGGTGACGAAGCCCAGCGAATCACGTAGCCTTCACGTTTCGCTTCCCGCCGGTCGCCATCATGCCCTCCCGCTACTACGCCTTCGCGATTGCCGTCGCCGTGTTCATCGGCAGCCTGGTTCTGGAGTTTGTGTTTCGCGCGCCCTGGGTGACCTGGCCACTGATCACGATCAGCGGGTTCCTGTCGCTCGTGGGCTTCATCGACGTGACGCAAACCAGGCAGGCGATCCGGCGCAATTACCCGATCCTGTCGCACTTCCGTTTCTTCTTCGAGTACATCCGGCCAGAGATCCGGCAATACTTCATCGAGAGCGACAACGAATCCTCACCGTTTTCGCGTGCTTCCCGCTCGCTCGTCTATCAGCGGGCCAAGAAGGAATCGGACAAACGGCCCTTCGGCACCCAGCTTGATGTCTACGAACCTGGCTACGAGTGGATCAATCATTCGGTGTCACCCGCCGCCCCCTCGACACCGGACTTTCGCCGGACTATCGGCGAAACGAGCAAACAGCCTTACTCCGCCTCGGTGTTCAACGTCTCGGCGATGAGTTTTGGCGCGCTTTCGGCCAACGCGATCCGCGCGCTGAATCAGGGCGCGAAGATGGGCGGCTTTGCCCACGACACTGGCGAAGGATCGATCTCGCGCTATCACCGCGAGATGGGCGGCGATCTCATCTGGGAACTGGGCAGCGGCTACTTCGGCTGCCGCACCGCAGACGGCAAGTTCGATCCCGTTCGCTTCGCCGAGCAGGCGCAGGATCCGCAAGTGAAGATGGTGGAGCTGAAGCTTTCGCAGGGCGCCAAGCCCGGCCACGGCGGCGTGCTGCCGGGGCCGAAGGTGACGGCCGAGATTGCCGAGGCGCGCGGCGTGCCAGTGGGAGTTGACTGCGTGTCGCCGGCGAAGCACAGCGTGTTCTCGAATCCGGTCGAACTGCTCGAGTTCATCGCGAAGATGCGCGAGCTGTCCGGCGGCAAACCGGCCGGCATGAAGCTCGCGATCGGTCATCCGTGGGAGTTCTTCGCGATTGCCAAGGCGATGGTAAAGACGGGATTGACGCCCGATTTCATCGTGGTTGACGGCTCCGAAGGCGGCACTGGCGCGGCGCCGGTGGAGTTCACCGACCACGTTGGCGTGCCGCTGCGCGAAGGCCTGATGCTGGTGCACAACACGCTGGTCGGCATTGGCGTGCGTGATCGCGTGAAGCTTGGCGCGAGTGGCAAGATCGTGTCCGCCTTCGATATTGCCAAAACGTTGGCGATGGGTGCCGACTGGTGCAATTCGGCTCGCGGCTTCATGTTCGCGCTCGGCTGCATTCAGGCGCAGAGCTGCCACACCGGCACCTGCCCGACCGGCGTCACCACCCAGGACCCATTGCGGCAACGCGCGCTGGTGGTGCCAAGCAAGGCCGAGCGTGTGAACGAGTTCCACAAGAGCACGCTGCATGCACTGTCCGAGTTGCTGGCGGCGGCGGGGCTCACGCACCCCGATCAGTTGCGGCCCGAACACATCATTCGCCGCATCAGCTCAACCGAGGTCACGTCGCTGGCGACGCTGTACAAATTCCTCAAGCCCGGTTCACTGCTACAAGAAGCATCCGGCCATCAGGTGTTCGAGTACTACTGGAAGCGGGCGCGGGCGGAGTCGTTCGCGCTGGCGTCCTAGCAGGCTGCCAGCGCCAAGACAATTTACTTCTTCGCTTTGCCCGCAGGCTTTGCCGCTGCCGACTTTGCGGCAGCGGGCGCCGGCTTGATCAATCCGTCCAGTTGCGTCTCCATCGCCGACTGGATCGGGCCCTTGAACGCCGCCATCAGCAAGCCGAGCTTCACGTCCACCTGAATGTCTTTCGCGCTGACGGCCAGCGTGCCGTGCAGACCGCTACGGTCAAAGTGCAGCACATCGCCATCCCAGTTCGAGCGCAGGTCATAGTCCTTGGCCAGTTTGGCTGCCACCTTGTCGGCCGTCTTTCTGGCGTCGGCCACGGTTGAATGGTGAGCGCGCTTGATCGAGATATGGGACACAGCGATTCCTCCTGCAAATGGTTTGCGCTATTGTCGCCACATGAATCCACGCCTGCAACTCGCGATGACATTGGCCGACGAAGCGTCGGTCATGATTCGCCGCGCGTTCGCCGCGCGACGGCATACGCTCAGTGAAAAATCGGCCAACGACTTCGCGACCGATACCGACCGCGAAGTGGAGACGATGATGGCAGCCCGCATCGCGGCGGACTTTCCGGGCGACGTGCTGCTCGGCGAAGAAGGGGGCGAGCGTGTCCTCGGCGATGTGCCAGCAAACAATGTGCGCTGGATCGTCGACCCGCTCGATGGCACCTTCAACTTTGTGCATGGTTTCCCTTACGTCGCCACCTCGATTGCGGTTGAGGTTGACGGCGAGGTGCAGGCTGGGGTCATCGCCAATCCGGTCAGTGGCGAGGTGTTCTGCGCCGGCAAGGGTTTCGGCGCCTGGCTGCACAGGGTTGACCAGCCACCCGTGCGCCTCGCAGTCAATTGCGAACACGCACTTGCCAGCGGCCTGATCGGCTCTGTGCTGCCATCAGCGGCAAGCAAGAGCTTCGAGCGGGTGCTGCCAGCGTGGCTTGACGTTGCCCGCCGTGCCGGCAGCATCCGCCGCACCGGCGCAGCCGCGCTGGATCTCGCACAGGTGGCAGCGGGCCGGCTTGATGGCTTCTTCGTGATGAGCCTCAGTGCCTGGGACGCGGCCGCCGGGGCGTTGCTGGTGACGGAGGCCGGTGGCGTGGTGTGCGACTTCACCGGCGGCAATGACTTTCTGACGAGCAATCAGGTGATTGCTGGTTCCGCCGTCGTTGCAGAGGAGCTCGCTGCGGTGCTGGGTCAGTACGCCATCAGCGCCTGCTGAATCCAATGTGGAAATTTTTCGCGCCAAGGCGTCCTCAGTCAGGTAAAACAGCGCGATAAGTGGTGGCGTAGCTTCGGGGGAATCTGTGCTCAGTCAAGACTTGCGATCACGCCGCTTGCGGCCTTTACTGTCTGCGACACTGATACTGCTGCTGGTCAGCGCGTGCACTCAGATGCCGGCGCCAGTCGTCGAGCCCCCGGTGGACAGCACCGATCGCTTTGCATTGCCGAATGACGCCGCGGTGGCACCCTGGCATGCGGTCAACATCCGTTTCAAGACGCCAACGGCCTACAACACGGGCTCAATGGCAGGCGTGCCCTGCATTCATGCCATCTCGAACGCGGCCTGGTCGTTCTGGGTGGCGCCCGTGCCTTCCGCCTTCGCCGATCGGTCAACGCTATCCTGGCGCTGGTTCATCCCGGCGGCCATTCCCGATGCTGATCCGTCGGCGATCGGCAAGGACGATGCGCCGGCGCGTGTGGTGGTCTCGTTCAAGGGCGACCGCAGCAAACTCGACGCCGCTGAGCGCGCCACCATGAGCCTCGCACGAGCGCTGGGCGGGCTCGAGCTGCCTTACGCCGCAATCCAGTACATATGGGATGCGAAGACCGAACCCGAAACCATCCTGCCCAATTCCAACACCAGCCGCATCAAGAAGCTGGTCGTCAAGCGCGGGCCCGACGGCCTGGCAGACTGGCAGTCGTTCAGCCGTGATGTTCGGGCTGATTTCCGGCGCGCCTTTCCGGGCGAGGAGCCCGGCGAGATCGAAGGTGTCGGCCTGATGACTGACACCGACAGTCTGGGCGGCAAGGCTGAGGCCTGCTACGCCGACGTGTCGCTGCGTTGAGCCGAACGTAGAGCAGGGCTAGGCGCTCGCCCGCTTGAAGGTGGCCAGCGCTGTCGCTGCCGCAACGAACAGCCCGCCGAACAGCCGGTTCAGGAACCGGATCTGCGCTTCCGATCGGAAAAACGCCAGTACCCGAGCGGCGAACGCGGTGTAGATCGCCATCGCAACAAAGTCGGTGCAGGCCATGGTGGCCGCAATCGCCAGATACTGCGACCACAGCGAGGCATGACCGTCAATGAACTGCGGCATCACCGCCATCATGAACACGAGGCCCTTCGGATTGGTGGCGTTTACCGCCCAGCCTTTCACCATCAGCGTCCGTGCGTTGACATTGGGTGCATCGCGATCGACGGCGGCCATCGGCACCGGTGCCGCGCGCCATTGCTTGAGGCCAAGATACACCAGATAGGCCACACCCAGCCACTTGAGTGCAGTGAAGGCATGCGTTGACGTGCTGAGCACTGCACCAAGGCCCACCGCCACCACGGCCAGCGCCGTCATGATGCCTGCGATCAGGCCGAACGTACCAATGAAGCCACGACGGAAGCCGTGATTCAGACCGCAACTCATCGCGTAAATCGCACCCGAGCCGGGCGAGAACGAGATGATCCAGGAGGCCGCAAAAAACGCGAGCCAGGTATCGAGTGCCATACGTGTAGTCACCAACTCCCGCCAGTCGTGCCGACAGCGTTGTTGCTGCCGAAAGTGTGGGGATGTCAAAGTCAGATTGTTTCGATAATGCTACAGTGCATGCCTCTGTTGATCCGGCGCCCGCACGTCCATCCCTTGGAAACGCTTGATCCTCGTTCGATTGGGCTAACGCTATCAATTTCGGGTTTCGCACTCACTGCCGTGTTGTGGGCTGCGCGGCGCGATGGCGACACCATGGCCGGTATCAACGCGTGGGTGCTCAGCGCAGCGTCGCTGGCAAGCGGCATCGGCCTTAATTCGCTGCAGGACGTGCTGCCCGACCTGCTCACGCGCGCGGTTGGCAACACGCTGATGATCACGGCTGTAATGCTTGCCTGGCATGGCGCGCGCGCGTTCCGTGGCGTCACCACGGGTACCACCACATTGCTGGTGACCATGTTTGTCGCTCTGATGTGGAATCTGGCCGTGGTTTATCTCTGGCCGATCCCACGCTGGCGTGTTTTTGGGTTCTCGCTGTTGATGGCGTTCGCCTGCCTGTTGGCCGGCACCGAGTTTCTCCGGCAACAGCAGCCACATCTTCGGGCGGCAGCGCGCTTTGGTGCTGTGCCGCTTTTGTTCTTCGCGCTGCTGATGCTCGCCCGCGGCATTGACGCCTTGCGCCGCACCGAAATCGCCACCGCGCTGACACCGACACCGGTCAACGTGGCGACCTACCTGCTTGGCAGCGTCGTATTGCTCGCCAGTGTCGCTGCAATGGTGATGAGCGTGAATGCCATGCGCGCCGCACAGGTGCGCGAACTCGTTTACCGCGACGCGCTGACTGGCGCTCTCAGTCGGCGAGGACTTTACGCCGCGTTACCGCGCTGGATGCAGGAGCATCAGCCTGGTGCGACGATTGCCGTCCTTGATGCCAACGGATTCAAACGAATCAATGATTCGCTCGGCCACGAGGTCGGTGATCGCGTATTGCAGGCTCTGGTTGAGTGCTGCCGACAGCGATTGCCAGCGTCCGCGCTGGTCGCTCGCTTCGGAGGTGATGAATTCGTTTTGCTGCTGCCGCCCGCCATCCAGGTCGACAACGTGCTGAGCGATGTCGCGTCAACCTTCGTGCAAACGAGTCAGGCGTTGCTATCTGCCAACGACGAGTACCTGGCACCATCGGTCGCGGTCGGGCATGCGCCCATACCCGCTCCTGATCTGAACGCGTTCAAGCAGGCGCTACGTGATGCAGACGCCGTGATGTACGAGAACAAACAGCAGCAACGCTGAGCGTTGCTCAGCTGCCGGTGGCCGCGGCAACGACGAAACTATCAGCGAAAAAGTCGGCTTCAGGCAAATTGCATTGCGTCGTGAAATCAGCTCGTGCTGAATCCACCACCACTGGCGCGCCGCAGGCGTAGACCTGATGGCCGGACAGGTCGGGATAGTCCGCCATCACCGCGCGATGAACAAAGCCGGTGCGGCCGGGCCAGTGGTCTTCGGGTAGCGCATCACTGACCACCGGCACATAGCGGAATTGTTGCGGGTGCTGCGCGACCCAGCCTCTGGCGAGCTCATGCAGATACAGATCTTTCGGCCGCCGACCGCCCCAGTAGAGCGTGACCGGACGCTCGTTGCCGGTGTGGATCATGTGTTCGACGATCGCCTTGATTGGCGCGAAGCCGGTACCGCTGGCGAGCAGAATGATTGGCTTGTCACTGTCGTCCCGCAGATAGAAGCCACCGTGTGCGCCTTCAAAACGCAGGATGTCGCGCACTTTCAGCGCTGGTGTCGAGACGCCGAACACGCGATCGGTGAACAGGCCGCCGGGCAGGTGACGGATGTGCAGTTCGATCAGCGCATCGTCGTGCGGGGCGTTGGCCATCGAGAAGCTGCGCCGCTTGCCATCTTTCAGCAGAAACTCGATGTATTGCCCCGCGCGGTATTGCAGGCGTTCATTCGCTGGCAGCTTGAAGCGCAGGATCATCACGTCGTCAGCCACCCGTTCGAGCTGCTCGATGCGGCACGGCAGGGTTTTCAGCACGATGTCGCCCGCCTTGCGCACATCGCGCGCTTCGATGGTCACATCACCCTTTGGCCTGGCCACACAGAACAGCGCGCGGCCCTGGGTGCGCTCCAGCTCCGGCAGCGTGGTGGCCTGATGCGGACCGTGTTCCACTTCGCCATCGAGCACCCGCCCCTTGCACGAGCCGCAGGCGCCGTTCTTGCAACCGTAGGGGATCAACAGGCCAGCCCGCAGCGCTGCTGTCAAAATAGTCTCATCGGCGTCGCAGGAGAAGACGTGGCCGCCGGGCTCGAGGGTGACTTGGGGCATGAAACGGAACGCGTTGTACGCAGGAAAACGGTGAAAAGACGAAGGCTGAGGATATTGATCGTTGGCGCGGGCGATGTGGCGCGGCGGCTGGTGGCCAGCGTCAATTCGCGCCCCGGCGCCAGCGACGCGATCCGCTGGCTGGGTCTCGCACGTAGTGCGGAAACCGCCCGAACCTTGCGGGAAGACGGAATTTTACCGGTCGATGGCGATCTCGATTTCCGGCCGGGTCTGCGTCGTGCCGGCGCGCTCGGCCGCAGCGCCGCAGCCGTGCTGATGCTGGCGCCGCCGCCAAACGACGGCAACGACGATCCGCGCATGCGACGCTGGCTGGCCGCCGTTTCCAGGTGGCCGCCGCCGGACGCGGGCAACCGCGCCCGCGCGCGCGCTCAGCGCCGCCGGCATGCCGAAGACGATGCCGCCGCCAGCCGGGTCATTGCCGCGAGACGGTTGCGCCATCACCG
This is a stretch of genomic DNA from Casimicrobium huifangae. It encodes these proteins:
- a CDS encoding sensor domain-containing diguanylate cyclase codes for the protein MAGINAWVLSAASLASGIGLNSLQDVLPDLLTRAVGNTLMITAVMLAWHGARAFRGVTTGTTTLLVTMFVALMWNLAVVYLWPIPRWRVFGFSLLMAFACLLAGTEFLRQQQPHLRAAARFGAVPLLFFALLMLARGIDALRRTEIATALTPTPVNVATYLLGSVVLLASVAAMVMSVNAMRAAQVRELVYRDALTGALSRRGLYAALPRWMQEHQPGATIAVLDANGFKRINDSLGHEVGDRVLQALVECCRQRLPASALVARFGGDEFVLLLPPAIQVDNVLSDVASTFVQTSQALLSANDEYLAPSVAVGHAPIPAPDLNAFKQALRDADAVMYENKQQQR
- a CDS encoding CDP-6-deoxy-delta-3,4-glucoseen reductase produces the protein MPQVTLEPGGHVFSCDADETILTAALRAGLLIPYGCKNGACGSCKGRVLDGEVEHGPHQATTLPELERTQGRALFCVARPKGDVTIEARDVRKAGDIVLKTLPCRIEQLERVADDVMILRFKLPANERLQYRAGQYIEFLLKDGKRRSFSMANAPHDDALIELHIRHLPGGLFTDRVFGVSTPALKVRDILRFEGAHGGFYLRDDSDKPIILLASGTGFAPIKAIVEHMIHTGNERPVTLYWGGRRPKDLYLHELARGWVAQHPQQFRYVPVVSDALPEDHWPGRTGFVHRAVMADYPDLSGHQVYACGAPVVVDSARADFTTQCNLPEADFFADSFVVAAATGS